The stretch of DNA GCTAAAGACTTGCGAGCTTTTGGCTGAAATTTACTCCCAGCAAAGAAATTTCCCAAAAGTGATCGAACTCTTTGAAGAGCTTTATGAGCTAAATCACGACACTTCGTATATTGATAAGATCGTGCAGTTTTTTATCTATGATAAAAATTACAAAGCAGCAATTGAAATTTTAAAAAAATATAGCTACAACGATGTGGCGCTTATGGATCTTTATGCGGCAACTAGTAATTTTGGTGACGCATACATACTTGCTGTTAAAATTTATAACGATAGCAGGGATTTAAATTTTTTAGCAAAAGCCGCGATTTACGAATACGAGATGAATAAAGACAACTTGAACGAACAAAAAATGGCTGAAATTTTAGACAAATTTGAAGCTAGCGTGCCAAAACTAGAAAATGATATGTTTTTTAACTACTATGGCTACTTGCTGATAGATCATGATATTGACCCTAGAAAGGGTATAGGGCTTGTGCAAAAGGCGCTTGCTATCTCGCCTGAGTCGCCTTATTATGAGGATTCGCTAGCGTGGGGATATTTTAAGCTCGGTGAGTGCAAAAAGGCAAAAAGCATCATGCAGCATGCGATGAAGGATATTGATTTTAGATCTTCGAAAGAGGCAAAAGAGCATTTGCACCTAATAGAGCGCTGTATAATAAATCTAAACAAAAGGCTTAAAAAATGATATTTGATGAGATAATAAAAAAAACTAAAGATGATCTTGCGAAAAGAAAGGCAGACTTCCCTGAGGAGTGGCTTGGCCGCTCGCTCGCGTATAATCCATACGTGCCAAGAGATGTTTTAAATGCACTTAGAGCAAGTCAAAATGAGCCGATAAAAATCATAGCTGAGATCAAAAAAGCAAGCCCAAGTAAGGGGGTGATAAGAGAAGACTTTGAACCGATAAAAATCGCTCAGGAATACGAGCCATACGCAAATGCTTTTAGTATATTAACTGAACCACATTGGTTTAAAGGCAACATCGAGTATATCACTCAAGTTAGGCGCTACGCATCAAGGCCGATCCTTAGAAAAGATTTTATTATTGATAAGTATCAAATTCTTGAAGCTCTTGTTTATGGAGCGGATTTTATCTTGCTTATCGCAAAAGCATTAACTCAAAATGAGCTAAAAGAGCTTTTAGACTACGCTCATCATTTAGGTCTTGAAGTTTTGGTTGAAACTCACGACGCGAGTGATGTGAAAAAGGCTATCTTTGCAGGAGCAAATATAATAGGTATAAATCACCGAAATTTAGATGATTTTACGATGGATATGAGCCTTTGTGAGAAGCTCATACCACTTTTGCCAAATGGCAAGATAATAGTCGCTGAAAGTGGTCTTTACGAGCATGAGCAGCTTAGGGAGCTAAGCAAAATAGGCGTAGATGCCTTCTTGATAGGAGAGCATTTTATGAGGCAAGATGATATAAAAAATGCCGTCAAAAAGATAAAGGAGGGCGAGTAATGCAGCACCTTTGTGCCCCTTGGAGAAGCGAATACTTTAGCGCTAAAAAAGATAGCTGTGTTTTTTGTGATGTTGTAAACTCAGATGATGATGATAAAAATGGTGTGCTTTTTCGAGCTAAATATTGTTTTGGGATTATGAATTTATATCCGTATTCTCCAGGGCATTTTATGATAATACCAAATCAGCATACCGACAAGATCGAAGAGCTTGATGAGCAGACTTGGTTTGAGATGAGTAAATTTGTAAGGCTTGGAGTTGAAATTTTAAAAAAAGAGCTTTATGCTAATGGCGTAAATATAGGTATGAATTTAGGCAAGGCAGCGGGAGCTGGTATAGCTGAACATGTGCATTATCACCTTGTGCCAAGGTGGAGCGGGGATACAAATTTTATAACCACCATCTCTGATGTGAGAGTAAATGGCACGCCATTTCATCCACTTTTTGAGAAACTAAAAAAGGCATTTAGTGCCGTTATTTGAGCTTGATGCAGAGCAGTGGCTAGAGAAAAGAAGCTCTTTTGAAATTTTAATAGACGCAAGATCGCCACATGAATTTTTATATTCACACATAAAAGATGCCATAAATTTATATGCTTTAAATGACGTGGAACATAAAGAGGTAGGCACGATCTATAAAAGCGATAGATCCCTAGCAAAGAGTCTTGGTGCAAAGTATATCTGCAAAAATTTACAAAATATCATTGATGAGGCTTATAAAAGAGCCAAGGTTGGTTCAGCTATTGGCATCTACTGCGCTAAAGGTGGGCTTAGATCAAATTCTGTTGGCTATGTGCTAAGCATGATAGGATATAGAGTTTTTAGGCTTAGTGGTGGCTATAAAGCTTATAGAAATCACGTTTTAGAATTTCTAAATCGACCTTTGAGCACAAAATTTATCACTCTTTTTGGAAATACTGGCTGCTATAAAAGTAAGCTAATAAGGGCTCTAAGCCCATCAATAGACCTTGAAGCTATGGCAAATCACCTAGGCTCTGTCTTTGGAGCGATAAATGGCGCGCAGCCAAGCCAAAAAAGCTTTGAAGATGCGTTATTTGAAAAGCTCATCACGCTAAAAGATGAAATTTGCTTTATCGAGGGCGAGAGCAGAAGGATCGGCTCGTTAAGTTTGCCAAAAAGTCTTTATGAGGCGATGCGAAATGGTATAAATGTCGAAGTGAGCGCAAGTTTAGAAAAAAGAATTTCTTGTATAGTAGATGACTATAAAAGTGTGGATAAAGCTTTTTTTGACGAGTGTATGAAGAAAATTTCGCCATTTATTGATAAAAAAGCTAGAGATGAAGCTGTGGCTAAATTTAATGAAAATGACATTGCTAAAGTAGCTGAAATTTTACTTACAAAATACTATGATAAAGTCTATAAGAAAAATGAAAATATTAATGTTTTCATAAATTCTGATGACTTTGACGAAGCCGTTAAAAAGCTAAATGATATAAAAAATGAAGCAAAATTTTAGACTTAGTTTAATTAAAAAATTAAGACATAAAATTTATGCAAATGAGTTCTAGCTCTTAAATTTATTAAATTTACTAAAAATAATATGTTTAATTTTATGTAAAATATTTTGTATTATTCTTCTAAACTAGTTAAAAATTTTTCAAGAAAATCAAAACGATACCTAAAATTCGCTAGAAAGTTAAAATGGATTTAAAATGCTTTGGGATATAATCTGCGATAAATTTATCAAAAGGCTAAAGTGATGATAAAACAGATTTCTGGTTCACAGATGATAAGCGAGGCCTTGCACGAAGAGGGCGTTGAGATAGTTTTTGGCTATCCTGGCGGTGCAGCTTTAAATATCTACGACGAAACATACAAGCAGACTTATTTTAAACATGTTTTGGTTCGCCACGAGCAAGCGGCCGTTCACGCAGCCGATGGATACGCTAGAGTTAGCGGTAAAGTCGGCGTTGCCTTTGTGACAAGTGGTCCTGGCTTTACAAATGCAGTCACTGGCCTTGCAACAGCTTATAGCGACAGTATCCCAATCGTCTTAATAAGCGGTCAAGTACCAACATTTATGATCGGTACAGATGCTTTTCAAGAGATCGATGCGGTCGGCATTTCACGCCCCTGTGTTAAGCATAACTTTTTAGTTAATAGCGTTGAAGAGCTACCTCGCATCATAAAAGAGGCGTTTTACATCGCAAGATCAGGCCGTCCAGGACCGGTTCATATCGATATCCCAAAAAATATCACATCAAGACTTGGTGACTTTGTCTATCCAAAAGAAATTTCTATTCCAAGTTACAAACCAACCTATAAGGGCAACTCAAAACAGATAAAAAAAGCAGCAGTTGCGATAAACGAAGCTAAAAGACCACTTCTATACATCGGTGGCGGTGCAGTCGCATCAAATGCAAGCGAGATCATCCGTAAATTTATGAAAAAAACTGGCATCCCAGCGGTTGAGACGCTGATGGCTCTTGGTGTGCTTGACGCAAAAGATGAGCTAAATTTAGGCATGGCAGGCATGCATGGCAGCTACGCTTCAAATATGGCACTTAGCGAGTGCGACCTTCTCGTTTCGCTTGGGGCTAGGTTTTGTGATAGGATCACTGGCAGGACGGATGAGTTTGCCAAACATGCAAAGATAATTCACATCGATATCGATCCAAGCTCCATCTCAAAGATCATAAATGCCCACTATCCAATCGTTGGTGATCTTACAAACGTGCTAACTGAGCTTTATGAAGAAGTCAATGCAAAGCCTGAAAACTACGCACCTTGGAGAGAAATTTTAGATAGATATTCTAAGTTAAATCCACTTGGCTACACAGATAGCGACAAGGTCTTAAAGCCACAATGGGTCATCGAAGAGACCGCGAAGATAGCAGGAGCTGATGCGATAATCTCAACAGACGTCGGACAGCATCAAATGTGGGTGGCGCAGTTTTATCCGTTTAACCGAGCAAGACAGCTTGTCACAAGTGGTGGACTTGGCACAATGGGATTTGGCCTCCCTGCAGCGATCGGCGCAAAATGTGCAAAACCAGACAATCTTGTTATAAATTTTACAGGTGATGGCTCAATACTTATGAATATCCAAGAGTTAATGACTGCTCATGAGATAAATATGCCTGTTATAAACATCATTTTAAACAACAACTTCTTAGGCATGGTTCGTCAGTGGCAGACATTTTTTTATGAAAAACGCTACTCATCAACTGATCTTAGCTTGCAGCCTGATTTTGTAAAGATCGCTGAGGGATTTGGCGGCATTGGCTTTGTTTGCAAGAGCAAGGATGAGTTTAGAAAGGCTTTAAAAGAGGCGATCGATAGCAAAAAATCAGCGATGATCGACGTTAGGATCGACCGCTTTGAGGATGTGCTTCCTATGGTTCCAGCTGGAGCTGCGATTTATAATATGATATTAAAGAGCAAGGAAGAAAAATGAGTATCAGAAGAACGATTTCGGTTATAGTTTTAAATGAACACGGCGTTTTAGCTAGAATTTCTGGGCTTTTTGCGGGCAGGGGCTACAACATCGATACGCTCACCGTTGCTCCGATACCTGAGAGCAACTTCTCAAGGCTAAGTATCGTAACAAGTGGCGACGAGAGAGTTTTAGAGCAGATCGTAAAACAGCTTCACAAGCTCATACCAACGTATAAAGTCATAGAAAGTGGCGAATTTGTCGAAAAAGAGATGGCTCTTGTGAAAATTCCGCTTGGTGAAAATTTTGCTGGCCTTGAAGCGATACTAAAGGCATACAACGGTATCGTGACAAACACAAATGAAAACTACATCGTTGTCATGGTGGCTGACGATGCGAGTAGGATCGAGAGCTTTTTAAAATCAATAAAGAAATTTAACCCAGTTGACGTCGTACGCGGCGGATCTGTGATAATGGATATATGATGAAACTAAGTGAAATAGCCTCAAAAGTAAATGCTACTTTTAGCGGAGAAGATATAGAAATTTTTGCCTTAAATTCTTTAAAAAATGCAAATAAAGCTGAGCTAACATACTGTGATGGCGAGAAGAATGCAAAATTTATAAGCACATCAAATGCTGGAGCTATTTTGGTCACAAAAGCCCTTTTGGACCTGGTGCCAGCTGGCATGATTGCACTTGTCTGCGATAATCCGCACCTTGCATTTGCCTTGCTTAGTAAAGATTATGCTAAGCCGCTTTTTTGTGAGCCAAAGCCATCAAATATCGCCAAGAGTGCAAAGATAATGCCAAATGTCTATATAGGCTCAAACGTGAGCGTGGGCGAAAATACGGTAGTAATGGCTGGGGCATTTTTGGGCGATAATGTGACTATCGGCAAAAACTGCATCATCCACCCAAACGTAGTCATTTATAACGACTGCGTCATCGGTAACGAGTGTCATCTGCTGGCAAACTGCGTTATAGGCAGTGACGGTTTTGGCTATGCACATACAAAAACTGGCGAGCATGTAAAAATTTACCACAATGGCAATGTAGTTTTAGGCGATTATGTCGAGATCGGTGCTTGCACGACAATAGATCGTGGTGTTTTTGAAAGCACGACGATCGCAAACTACACAAAGATAGATAATCTCGTTCAAATAGGCCATAACTGCGAGCTTGGAAATGGCTGCCTAATAGTCTCACAAACTGGCCTTGCTGGCTCAACAGTGCTAGGCAGAAACGTCGTAATGGGCGGACAAAGCGGCTCAGCTGGTCATGTAAAAGTGGGCGACTTCGCGCAGATCGCTGCACGTGGAGGCGTTAGCAAAGACCTGCCTGGTGGCAAAAAATATGCTGGAGCTTATCCGATAATGGAGCTTTCGGATCAGTTTAAACTTCAAGCAAAAATTTTGAGATTTTTTAAGAAAAATTGATTGCAAGCTTTTGCGATTTTAAACTCGCAAAAGCTTTTTATCTCGTAGCCTAAGAATGCTAATTCTATTTTAAAACGAGCTAGACTTAAAATTTATATGTTGAGTTTGGCAAAACACAAATTAATCATTTTATTTTAAATATCTATTTATTTGGCTTTGCTCTCTTTTATTACTCTAGCCGTTTCTATCGCGATTTCTAGCTCTTCATTTGTTGGGATGATGAGTGTTTTTATCTTAGCGTCATCCCCATCTATGCATCTCTCACCTCGCATGTCTTGGAAATTTAGATCGTGATTTATGTGAATGCCAAGATGTTTTAATTCATCACAAATTTTTTGCCTTGTATTTGGTGCATTTTCGCCGATACCGCCAGTAAATATAAGTGCATCAACGCGTCCTAAAATGGCGTAATATGAGCCAATATATTTTTTCACTCGGTAGCAAAACATCTCAAATGCAAGCTTTGCTCGCTCATCGTTTTGCATCTTGGCTACGACCTCTCTCATGTCACTTGAGCCACAAATTCCAAAAAGTCCGCTTTTTTTGTTTAAAAAGTTATCGATCTCGTTCCACTTTAAAACGCCGATATTTAGCAAGTAAATGACCACGGCTGGGTCCATATCACCGCTTCTTGTACCCATTATGAGTCCTTCAAGTGGGCTAAGCCCCATCGAGGTATCGATACTTTTGCCGTTTTGCACCGCACATGCTGAGGCGCCGTTACCTAGATGAAGTGAGATAGCGTTAAATTTATCAAACTCTATGCCAAGCATTTTTGCCGCTTGCTTGCAGACATATCTGTGCGAAGTGCCGTGAAAGCCGTATTTTCTGATGTGATGAGTCTTGCAAACGTCATAAGGTAGAGCGTAGCGGTAGGCGTACTCTGGCATGCTTTGATGAAATACCGTGTCAAAAACGACCACGTGAGGCACATTTTTGCTCTCTTTCATCGCGTTTTTAATGCCAGCAAGGTGCCCTGGGTTATGAAGAGGGGCAAGTGGGCTTATCTCCTCGATCTTTTTGATGACGCTTTCATCAACGATCATTGAGCTAAAAAAGCTCTCGCCCCCGTGAACTATCCTATGTCCGATACCATCAAGCTCGCTTAGATCGTGCAATGTGTGTGATGTAACAAAGAGCTCGTTCATCGCCTCAAGTCCGTCATGGTGGTCTTTTATGAAGCGTTTTATCTCGTAGGTTTCGCCGTTTGCTTTTAGTACCGCTCTTGAGCTGGAGCTACCGATTTGCTCGAC from Campylobacter concisus encodes:
- the lpxD gene encoding UDP-3-O-(3-hydroxymyristoyl)glucosamine N-acyltransferase; this translates as MKLSEIASKVNATFSGEDIEIFALNSLKNANKAELTYCDGEKNAKFISTSNAGAILVTKALLDLVPAGMIALVCDNPHLAFALLSKDYAKPLFCEPKPSNIAKSAKIMPNVYIGSNVSVGENTVVMAGAFLGDNVTIGKNCIIHPNVVIYNDCVIGNECHLLANCVIGSDGFGYAHTKTGEHVKIYHNGNVVLGDYVEIGACTTIDRGVFESTTIANYTKIDNLVQIGHNCELGNGCLIVSQTGLAGSTVLGRNVVMGGQSGSAGHVKVGDFAQIAARGGVSKDLPGGKKYAGAYPIMELSDQFKLQAKILRFFKKN
- the mnmH gene encoding tRNA 2-selenouridine(34) synthase MnmH, which gives rise to MPLFELDAEQWLEKRSSFEILIDARSPHEFLYSHIKDAINLYALNDVEHKEVGTIYKSDRSLAKSLGAKYICKNLQNIIDEAYKRAKVGSAIGIYCAKGGLRSNSVGYVLSMIGYRVFRLSGGYKAYRNHVLEFLNRPLSTKFITLFGNTGCYKSKLIRALSPSIDLEAMANHLGSVFGAINGAQPSQKSFEDALFEKLITLKDEICFIEGESRRIGSLSLPKSLYEAMRNGINVEVSASLEKRISCIVDDYKSVDKAFFDECMKKISPFIDKKARDEAVAKFNENDIAKVAEILLTKYYDKVYKKNENINVFINSDDFDEAVKKLNDIKNEAKF
- the trpC gene encoding indole-3-glycerol phosphate synthase TrpC, translated to MIFDEIIKKTKDDLAKRKADFPEEWLGRSLAYNPYVPRDVLNALRASQNEPIKIIAEIKKASPSKGVIREDFEPIKIAQEYEPYANAFSILTEPHWFKGNIEYITQVRRYASRPILRKDFIIDKYQILEALVYGADFILLIAKALTQNELKELLDYAHHLGLEVLVETHDASDVKKAIFAGANIIGINHRNLDDFTMDMSLCEKLIPLLPNGKIIVAESGLYEHEQLRELSKIGVDAFLIGEHFMRQDDIKNAVKKIKEGE
- a CDS encoding HIT family protein, encoding MQHLCAPWRSEYFSAKKDSCVFCDVVNSDDDDKNGVLFRAKYCFGIMNLYPYSPGHFMIIPNQHTDKIEELDEQTWFEMSKFVRLGVEILKKELYANGVNIGMNLGKAAGAGIAEHVHYHLVPRWSGDTNFITTISDVRVNGTPFHPLFEKLKKAFSAVI
- a CDS encoding acetate kinase, whose protein sequence is MRILVLNSGSSSIKFQLFAMDTKTSLASGLVEQIGSSSSRAVLKANGETYEIKRFIKDHHDGLEAMNELFVTSHTLHDLSELDGIGHRIVHGGESFFSSMIVDESVIKKIEEISPLAPLHNPGHLAGIKNAMKESKNVPHVVVFDTVFHQSMPEYAYRYALPYDVCKTHHIRKYGFHGTSHRYVCKQAAKMLGIEFDKFNAISLHLGNGASACAVQNGKSIDTSMGLSPLEGLIMGTRSGDMDPAVVIYLLNIGVLKWNEIDNFLNKKSGLFGICGSSDMREVVAKMQNDERAKLAFEMFCYRVKKYIGSYYAILGRVDALIFTGGIGENAPNTRQKICDELKHLGIHINHDLNFQDMRGERCIDGDDAKIKTLIIPTNEELEIAIETARVIKESKAK
- a CDS encoding acetolactate synthase large subunit, whose product is MKQISGSQMISEALHEEGVEIVFGYPGGAALNIYDETYKQTYFKHVLVRHEQAAVHAADGYARVSGKVGVAFVTSGPGFTNAVTGLATAYSDSIPIVLISGQVPTFMIGTDAFQEIDAVGISRPCVKHNFLVNSVEELPRIIKEAFYIARSGRPGPVHIDIPKNITSRLGDFVYPKEISIPSYKPTYKGNSKQIKKAAVAINEAKRPLLYIGGGAVASNASEIIRKFMKKTGIPAVETLMALGVLDAKDELNLGMAGMHGSYASNMALSECDLLVSLGARFCDRITGRTDEFAKHAKIIHIDIDPSSISKIINAHYPIVGDLTNVLTELYEEVNAKPENYAPWREILDRYSKLNPLGYTDSDKVLKPQWVIEETAKIAGADAIISTDVGQHQMWVAQFYPFNRARQLVTSGGLGTMGFGLPAAIGAKCAKPDNLVINFTGDGSILMNIQELMTAHEINMPVINIILNNNFLGMVRQWQTFFYEKRYSSTDLSLQPDFVKIAEGFGGIGFVCKSKDEFRKALKEAIDSKKSAMIDVRIDRFEDVLPMVPAGAAIYNMILKSKEEK
- the ilvN gene encoding acetolactate synthase small subunit yields the protein MRRTISVIVLNEHGVLARISGLFAGRGYNIDTLTVAPIPESNFSRLSIVTSGDERVLEQIVKQLHKLIPTYKVIESGEFVEKEMALVKIPLGENFAGLEAILKAYNGIVTNTNENYIVVMVADDASRIESFLKSIKKFNPVDVVRGGSVIMDI
- a CDS encoding tetratricopeptide repeat protein, which translates into the protein MHWRKILVFFMSVFFNSQLLLADDNKSINLRLMQALLFQDSGDVNASIQAYSNIFKDTNQKAYLKEAIKLAFATKNENLDALINEGEKSLKDDSDFIRIKVANLVNLSKLNEAKSLMQELATKEPNAQNLLMLGTICMMQNETTTALKYFEEAYSLKQEEENLLRIVDILINRMDKIKDATKYLEKFRDEQGCTLKTCELLAEIYSQQRNFPKVIELFEELYELNHDTSYIDKIVQFFIYDKNYKAAIEILKKYSYNDVALMDLYAATSNFGDAYILAVKIYNDSRDLNFLAKAAIYEYEMNKDNLNEQKMAEILDKFEASVPKLENDMFFNYYGYLLIDHDIDPRKGIGLVQKALAISPESPYYEDSLAWGYFKLGECKKAKSIMQHAMKDIDFRSSKEAKEHLHLIERCIINLNKRLKK